Genomic window (Rhododendron vialii isolate Sample 1 chromosome 4a, ASM3025357v1):
AATTCTATTTGTCCATTATTTAGATGAAAATCTGAGTCATCCATTACCAAGATAGACAGCCGAATTAGGCGCACTACACATGTAGTGCAggaggtgcactacagcaccacCGGGTCCCTCAAATTCGGGAACCCAAAGTCCAAATTGTTGCTGCTAGAATCATTGGATTGTGATCCCAGTCACACCTATAATCGGTCTTTAAACAATAAAGTTCTAACCACACAGATAAACAACAGATTTTACGCATACTGCTGAtgtgtcaaaaaaaaagggggggaccCACAACCTATTCCAGGATGGATTTCCCTAGTTACCCTTTGactctccctcttctctctctctctctctctctctctctcccaaaacgCTAACCTTGCAAGTTTCAACCCAATAGTGACTATCCCAATCGTCTCTCTCACCATGAAGATCATCTGGACAAACAGTGAAACccaataaacccaaaaaaatgagaacctGTCCTCTAAATTATCTTCCCCAGTTTCTCTATTTTCTTCGTTTCCCACGCATACTCAGACCTCTGAAACCCTAATATAATCTAAAGTCTTCAGTGATCGATCCAAATGGGTCTGGCCGACTGGGTCAACGCACCATCAGAGAATAAAGCTATCCCACTGTTCCTTTGCAGAGAATAAAGCTTTTCCATCAAACGGCAAAgttgcaaaaatcaatttttacttGCCTCCCCTTTAGTTGTGGGTgggtggttttctttttcttggacCTCTGTCATTTTATAAACCTAGAGAAATGGATATTTCACTAAACCCAAATTCAAGCTTTGCTGTTTTCACTTTTGCTTTTGTTCGCCGGTAATAAACTCCTTTATGTCATTTGTATCTCTATGTAcataaaactatatatatatatatatatatatatatatatatatacacatgtatatATCGGCTAATCTCTTTATCAGCcccattggagagagagagaggatttgggggaattgattttggattGACCGATTTGggttttgggagagagagatgatttgaGGGAGTTGAATTTGGGTGGAAGGATTTGGGttttggggggagagagagagtcgaggGTAACAAGGGAAATGCATCCTAGAATACGATACGTATCCTCACTCACAGACTGTAATCCAAGCTGCACTTCGAGTTAGAGATAGAAAGCCGGTTATAGGGAGAAAGCGCTCTACGGGCAGCTCATGGACGAAGCGATGAAGGATTCCACTTGCAAATTTCCCCACGTTGATTGCTAAAGTTGCTTTCATGCAAGCAACCCTTTGTATGCGCCAACCAATCCCAGAGCATTTTCACAAACAAGAACGGACCAGAAAATTcattcattttcaaatcaaataaagccAGTTCCGTGAGGTTTTGTGGTTGAATATTAATTGAAACTCTCTTTTGCAATCGCTGCTTGGTCAAAAACGAATTATGATTTAGTTCTTTCAGCTTCGAAAAAGAAAGATTGTAAGGCATAAGCAAAGACAGAGTAAAAGACGGTAGCATAtcaacaaatgttcttagtgtTGGAAGAGTGAAGTCTGGGGACAACGGTAAACGTGAGGAATGGGACCTGCCCTGCTAAAAAAGTTCGCAAGCAGGGGCTTCCCGAGTTGAAGTTGCTAATGCCCTATCTTTCTTCCCCAAGCCATGCTTGCATTTTTCATTGCACACGGCTTTCCCTATGTATCCATCTAAAACTCAGTTATTTCTCTAGACAAGACTTTAAAAGGGTTGAATACTCAACGAACGCATTTCGGGCCCAACTCGAAAGACAAAATCTGACTTGTCTATCCTGAACCTATACTTTTGTGATAAAGACTCCGAAAAGCGAGGCTACTTAAAAATTCTTAACGATAGAAATATTTGCTCCAGTAGTATACTTCTAGTTGTCAGTAGGACGTGGGTATGTTTAAGAACCGTGTTGTTCATCTGTGTGgttaagacttttttttttttttttttcggtcaatCGGAAATTCGACTTATTGGTCTTTAAATGCGAATAAGGAGTTTTCTTTCTCCATATCTAATGTACCTAACTATTCTAGTGAGTCATGATTGTGGTGGATGGGAGAAGGAGACTCTTCGAGACGCCACGGCATGGGTGTGACGACTcgaatttttacattgcctcaaaaataattaatcttCAATAATTATAAGTCTCTGAAATAAAATCTACATCATGGGTCCTAAAATCCTCAATTGCTACAACAATAATTATTTCCTCAAATatctttaacaaaaataaatcctCAATAATGCTCTAACTTGGTCTCCGCTAACTCCTTCCGGAACCCGCCACATAAATTACGTGGAAAGTATATAATACGACGAAATAATAGCTCAAAGCAAAGAAATTAGCTCAATCATCAACAAAGCGAGATTAAATCCAGCTTCTCTAGTACACAACGGTGACTGAACCTCACCCCCTCAACCAAAAAGGTATATCTTGGAAGACTATTGGCCGAGTTCACTCGTTCATGTACCAATTCATCCATGGCATTAAGCCAAGATGTCTTATGCGGCAGTAAGCGGTAATATCTTTAGTCAATAAATAATGATAACGATTCTCGATTCCAATAAATTTCACAGAATTCAAAAATAGCATGAGATCAAATAAAGAGTACGAAATTGATATGAAGGAAATATTCTGGAGATTGGAATGCATATATTGTATACTTCTGGTACCTCAAATCTCAAATTGTGATCGTTTAATTGTGCGGATTCTGCAGCCGTAAGTAATTAACATACGGACTTCCCATCCCAAACAGATGCAAACACCCTTAGAGCAATTCCAATGGAGATGCATTTTGCATCCggatggatagttattttagatgaaaaaaatggttaaaagtTAATTGGATGTAAAACAGAACTCACCTCTCTCCaatggtgagatgtaaaaaaGGGATGGATAATTAACGAACTCTCCCTCCACCTTAATTCTCCCTCACTTTCTCAACCTTAATTCAAGTATTACTTtcgttaaaaaataattatggtatctggaacttttgaaaaaaaaattaattccgcaaaaaaaaaaatttagatcgTGCTTGATTGATACCGACAATCGGGTCCTGACTAACGAACAAGTAAGCATGACAAATTGCTTTATCTTGATCGGAATTGAACGATTTTTCTCTCGCACTACGACTTCCCTCTGCCATAATTgatatactaatttttttggaaggttTTTAGGAAATTTTTGTAGTGTAAAATCATGTTGAAGGCACACATATTTATAGgtaggaaaaataaaatgaccGTTGGTATTTTAATCCGTTGGGCTGATCAACGGTCGGCTGATTACTTCTCATCCCAATACATTTCccaactttactctctctctctctctccgaccaacacacaccacaccttccccccccaccccccccttCTCAAGCAAATCTCTTTGCGTGCCCCCTGacaccacccccaccccctgaccaaaatacccccccgcaataattcaacccattcaacccacggcattttttttttatttacttaataacttttatatcttttttcatttttatatatttaatattatttaaatgttccaattttcaattcggttgaatcgatgcaaaaattttattttttttatcattttgtcttcaatgatcataatgaatttttggctcgaaggcctttcaacaagtaccctaagacttattatttagtttcaggtctctcttagggtgcttactgaaaggccttagagccaaaaattaattacgactatttagaatgaaatgataagaaaaataagatctttgcaccggttcaaacgaattaaaaatcggaacacttctttttttactctttatatgtagttttaaattatttaatattataccctggcaataataacttttatatcttttttcaatttttatttatttaatattatttaagtgttccaattttcaatccggttgaatcgatgcaaagatcttatttttgttatcattttgtcttcaatgatcataatgaattttttgctcgaaggcctttcaacaagtaccctaagacttattatttagtttcatgcctctcttagggtgctcattgaaaggccttagagccaaaaattaattacgaccatttaggatgaaatgataaaaaaaataagatcttcgcaccggttcaaacgaattaaaaatcggaacacttatttttttactctttatatgtatttttaaattatttaatattatatacgtgagtaaatttctttatgttattgaaattttactcttatttttttaccttattaaaattttataattcttttatgttattgaatttattaattttgtatttatttatatcttttatctaATTTATTTCTAATCACTTATTCAGATTTCCTTTTATCTCCTTATCTTCAACTATAACTACTCATTTAGATTgtctttttatcttcaattacaaccacacattcagatttttttgttatcttcttATCTTTAACTATAACCATTCATCCATCACCCCTTATCCTTATATATCCAGCATTATTCTTCCAAAATCACCATCTTCTTCCCATCACCTCCATCTCCGTGCTTATCCCTCCAATATTACCATCTTTCcatcatctatctctctctcccttcctctGTCACGGCTCCTCCCTCCTTTTCCACACCGTTCATAAAACATAGAAGAAGATTATGGATAACTACAACTTGTCATTTTCAGATAGTTGGTCCGTTGAGAATGATGTTTTTAGTGGGGAGGGCGTCTCCCATAATTTTCGTGACTATACACCCGAATTCACAACTCACCAGGTTAGTTATTACAGTTGTTCTTATGCATATtagttatttaatttaaaagtaCATAAATTATGCATATTAGATTGGATCATGTTGCACTTAtacatattctttttttcttgcttatagatttttcatgtattttcactcttcaatgaaattagtacaagttatgtttgatttgattaattaacattagtacaagttatgttagtataagttatattttaattattcatttattaattaaaattatagtaagaagtcttttaaaagtaaaataaaaaactactaaaagtaaaacaaaaaaaagctagtaaaagtttttaaaaaaaaacagtaattaaagttttttataagtaaacaaaaaaattaggacaaattttaaaaaattaaaacagtaattaaagtcttttaatagtataaaaaaatagtaaaagtaaaaaaaaataaaacaataattattgacttttaaaagtaaaacaaaaaaaaaaactagttaaagtgaaaaaaaaaaaaaaaacagaaaaagaagggGCAAGGGTGGGAAGGGAGTGGGgccggggggagggggggtaTCAGGAGGGGCGCGAGAAGAGGCTCTCCTTCTCAAGAGAAGATCAAATTATGGCCAACTTTACGGCGAATAGAGGTAACTCCGACCGTTCCTGTTTTGGTAATTGCAGTTGGGTTTGATGATCTATCAATTATAGCTGCAGCCAAAAGGGGATGGAAATATCCATCTCCTTTTCCATCTATGCCATTTTACATTCCGATTTCTGCAATTTTACATCCCTATTGAAGGGTGTTTTTTTGCATCCAGGTTGTATTAAGTATAGAACCTGGTTTCCATCTCCATTGAGAATGCTCTTAGTCTCCTTTGAATGTTATTCTTCTTCACGTCTCTCCATAAAAAAACTCCACATAAATTGAACTTTTAGTCTACTATTAGAACCCGACTTCTCTTCCTCaaatatgaaaataaaataaaagccaGAAGTCCAAAATGACTACAAAATAGTTGATGATTGACAATAGCTATTCTTGCATGAACTATACACACGTCCCACCCTCTCATGCACAAACTTGACACCCAACACCTACATGTCCTTAGCCTTCAAAAGTAAAAATAGGTGTCACCACCACCAAACCCATGCATGCATGATACCACACACATGTATCCTTAAATTTAATTTGTCCTCTCCTCCACCGAAAACTCCTCTATCAACATATTATATTCCCCTTTTTAAATTACTGccagaagaaaaaataattcacTAAACCCAATTTTAATTAGCGCTATACTCCAAAAATGACACCAGattattcccttttttttttcaaactccaACATAATTTCCAAAATTATGGGAAATACCCAATTCAACTATAATcactttcaataaaaaaaacaaacaaacaaacaaacaaaacggGATGTGATAATGGGAGTAATGGATTCTAATAACCGGGAGGTTGAAGAGGGTGCCAAGTGCAATTCTTTGTGTTATGCGGCCGCGACGGAAGCAAAAGCCTGTTTGGAGGCCCTCAGATGGTGTGTTGATTCCCAGCAAAGGGTTGTGTCCATTGTTACAATTAGCTTATCACCTGGTTTACAACCTTTTCTGGAGCTGCCCAGCTGAAAATTTGGCTTGAGTTATTATTGTATTATTAGATATATTAAGCAAGTTTGTAGGACTCTAGATCAATGTATCTGTTGTAAAAGTTGATAGAACAGTTGTGGAGATGGCTCACAAACTGGCCAAGGCAACTCTCAAACGAAGGTGCAAATTTTGCCCACGAATTTCGTCAATTCCATCCCTGTAGAAGGAGAATGACAATTTCGTCCATGAATCACGCCATCAGTGAGGGAACGAAATGAAACTATGAAATTGACATTGACACAATTACTACAAGGATGAATTGAAGTTTCATGCAAACGAGAGGactattttcaaatttatccTCCCTTTAAATTGTTGAGTTAGGATAGACTACTATGCTTCccaatgttagaattattgcAACTCAAACAATTACTCTTAACAATTAGGAGTATATATTTGCCAGCCCCTATGGATAGATCAATACAATTGGTAGCAAAATTAATCAAATCCAAGTTCGGACTTCTGTTGCATGAGGTCCACCTCCATCCCATCTAGTAGATTGCACATATTTAGCCAGAGGCAGATaaaaggcaagggaaaatgGAAGGGACACCGATACGATTGGAATGACGGAAGCACTAATTGCACTTGCATCGGACTGCTCCAAACACATTCAGTGTCCAGATCCGGCTGGATAATGCAAACAGATCAAATTTAACCTTCTCAAATTAAATGAATCTAGAGTAAACCGGGTACGGACACGGAATCAGACTTTTTCCTCATGAAACGTACTCTGGAACTCAACTAAAAATTTCTAAATCCCCGATGAAACATCACCCCACTGTAAATGTTAAAAAGCATTAAACGAAGGCAAAAGGAAGAGCAGCAAACTGCCTCCTCAACCAAACAAGCATGCAAAACGCAATCCTGAGTGATATCCAAATGGAACCGAAGCTATTTTTTCTCAGTTAGTCTTAGTTTTGGGAGCCTTCTTCTTATGTCTCCTTGGCATTGAGTTCTTCATGCCAATAAAGAAGAGCAATCCACCCATCATTGCCAAACTCTGCATCAAAGAACATAAAGTGAACAATTTCTATTATAATGTTTCCAGCTACTACTTATGCATCAAGAGATTGAGAATAATGTGAAGACAAATCGATCCTCTTCAGCAGAGAAGTCAAACTGGCTGACCTGTGTAAACTTGAGAAAAAGCAGAGCAAATTCGTTCTTATAGATATCGTAGTTGTAGAAGTCAAACAAGATTGGAATAGCAATTGCCTGGTGTAGAAGCTGCATGTAGCATGATAATGATTCATTAATTACACATCACACAGAAATCAACTTCATTgtccaaagaaaacaaaacaaggaTGTATAAAGTGAAAAAACAGACCAGTAGATAAGCTCCAAGAGAGCTACCAAGGATGAAAAGAATGCTCCCAAGACCCTTCATAGCTATACCTGCAGCAACTAGATATTTGATCTGTACATAATAGCACCAGGCGTTATAGATTTTGAAATATCGCAACTTTGATTACTTCAACAAAAGaagagtgggaaaaaaaaaagtggtagtTCCTTACTTCTACGTCTGGTACTTGAAGCCCAGTCAGTACTGACACGTGGTTTGAGAAAACATCGAACTTTGGGGCCAAGGACTTTGCCGCCGGGCCCCCATCAATGCCAAATTCATTATACCTACAAACAGGAACGGGTAAGAAGAATTTGAACTTTGAAATCAAGAAGCATGTAGACATTTCTCTGGAGACTACCAAATTCTAGAGGTGAAGCAGAGTCGAATTATCAAGATTCAAGCAACACACACCACAGTACCACACCATGGCCTTATGATACAACAACTATATTTATAGTAGTTACTCCATTTGCTTTTGCACTGACTGGGCTTTGTAAAGTCTTTTCCTCTAACATGGTAATTCAAAACATGCAATAGTCTCTCTCTAAAGGACATACACtggaacaaaaccaaaatcacaCATCCCTTTCATGCACCTAAAAGTAATCATCCAATTCACGCCACTCCCAAGCCTACTCTTTGGCGATCTTATATTTCCATTTATAATCAACCGGACACAAACTAAGTCTGTtgatgaaaaaggaaagaagatatCCATTCCATATACCACCACCACATACGCATCCTGTAGTGGTTAGGGGCAGGGGGGAGCAAACAGCACTTTGCTAATTGGTTCCACAACCAAATAGTCCCCACATCGATTTCCTTCAAAACATCTTGCCAACCaaacttttcataaaaacaTTATATCTCCAACAAAACTTTGCGGCATTTATTTCTGGATAAATCTCTTCATAACCACCTCCGCCCACAAATCTCGATCAGAAAATCAGAGAAAGGAACTAAAAATATGATCCAGTGCTTCTAGATGTTGCAGCACTTTAAAAGCAAGGTTCAAATACTATTTGTATTGCACGAACACCCGTGTTTCAGTAAAACTACAATTGTACTGAACCTATCCACGTTTTTTAAACACACAGAGCCATAAAGAATTGCTGCCAAAAGGCCCAAAACACATTATCTCAGTTGAACCTGAATTGTAAAGGTAACTCGTTGCCGCACAACTCAACCAATGGTCGATCCGACCTCATGTATTTTCAGATTTTCAGTATTGCTTCTGACCCAAATCAATAGTTGGGGATCTTCTATATTAGGCAATATTTGGTGCTATCTAGTTTACATCCGAGGGTTTGCAAAACAAAGATGCACATTGTATTCTTTTCTTTAACACAGAGGAGATTCCTTTGTCATTCTTTGCATGTAGATTTGAAggtaaaacagaaaaaataaataaataatacaatCTCTTGTTTCCAATTTTGTTAGGGTTGAGAGGATGTGATCCGCAGACGGATAGTGTGGGCAAACAATTACTTCGGGTCCTTGCCATTGGTATGTAGCTAAGCATAACTTAACTACTTATATTGGAAATCCATTGAATCTTTGTTTAAGGACAAACAATAATCATTGGTATTTATTCAAGCATAAGTTTTACTTCTCTTAGATtcaagttcaaacacctttgaATCTTTCTTTAAACACAAACATAAAGCCTAAAACGATTCTACCTCcttcccaaaaaaattactatgtccgcaaaacgaggtcttaaaaaataatgcattcttatgggggggggggggggggggcgggggggaggGAATCAAACTTTTTCCCGCTAATTACTAGTTACCAATTTAGttcttttcatttataaaaaaattaatgtttctTGACAAGAGCCTATTTTTTCGAGTTCCATGGGACAACACAAcaataacataacccatctaatCCATAATGAGTGGGGGTGTGGGCGGGGGAGGATGGGACAATAGGGAGCGAGTAAACAAATCGACGGAGAGCAAAGAATAGACAAATTAACAACATCAGAGCATAGTTGAGTGCTCAATTTCAAATCTAACTTATCCCTCAGAGCACTGACGACGGCCGCAAAACCCCAATCTCAAACTTATCCCTCAGAGCACTGACGATGGCAGCAAAACTCTAGCATCTTCTTACTAAAAGGTTCCGCTCAGAGAAAGACATAAACATGCTTACACGTTGAAAGACAAGTTAAACGTAGCAGATCTGATCATGCAAAAAGAGcagggaaagaaaagaagaaaaaaggctTACTCTTGCCATGCTGAGAATACGAAGACAGAGGCGAATAGAGCCCTTCCAAGGAACGATACGAACCCCATTGATATTGTTTGAAAACAGTCGActgagtctctctctctagaaaatcgaGACAGAAAGCAGAGATGCGAGGAGTGGAATTAGGGACAATGTAAGAGGGAAGGTAGAGAACTAGACTACTGCTGGGAGTAGCCGAGTAGGAATAGAAGTCCCTTCTCAGTTTATTATTCAGTGCGCCCGGCACATGCTCCAACCTCCTCTCACAGCCTAACAACCCCTATTCTATTGGACTTGGGTTTCATGTAGGCCCCCAAGGCACTACACCCGTCAGTACCCTGAATTgtgggccctctagagtctacattaataatcaaaatcgtttatttttttttgcatatattGAGCATATCATGtgtaaaaaaatcatattgatcCAACCATATGGCTACCAATAttcaattaatttgatttttgcatAAATTATCTACTCAATATTAATGACAAAGTAAAGGGTTTAAAAAACCAATATAAACTATGGAAGCCCCACAACCGAAGGTACAACGGGGTGCAGTGCTTTGGGGCAATGCGGAAGCCCCAACTCCCTATTCTAACGTTATATTATTCGAAAAGAATTGGATCCATGCATGTATGAACGGTCCTGTCCTATCCATTCTAAGTTATAGATATTTCTTGATTGCAAAATAAGTGTGctccaaaaatatatcaaacaatATCATATCTAGTACGATTATTGACGGGGCTAAAATTgttaataatatttaaaatacgAAGGATTTCCATTAGTGCAGTATGCCCGAAAATTGCTCAAAAAGTGAAAATTGGATTGTCCAGTTTTTGTCGAACAATTATTATTtaaccacaaacacttataaACATACTtacat
Coding sequences:
- the LOC131324135 gene encoding uncharacterized protein LOC131324135, encoding MGFVSFLGRALFASVFVFSAWQEYNEFGIDGGPAAKSLAPKFDVFSNHVSVLTGLQVPDVEIKYLVAAGIAMKGLGSILFILGSSLGAYLLLLHQAIAIPILFDFYNYDIYKNEFALLFLKFTQSLAMMGGLLFFIGMKNSMPRRHKKKAPKTKTN